A genomic stretch from Spongiibacter nanhainus includes:
- a CDS encoding MotA/TolQ/ExbB proton channel family protein: MEYAYSIVDFFEKGGLFMYPIAVVLVLTLAIALERFLFLWKATRENSRFWSDLSAQLKVGNFSEAEQMTAGSKVAAARVLNGGFEQRRVDPRRSELEQAVEDGLLEILPTIERRTHYLATFSNVATLLGLLGTVLGLITAFSALGSADPVEKANMLSAGISEAMSCTAFGLMVAIPALLLHSWLQSKTMTLIDSLEAVSARFVRLGSGQTMALAA; this comes from the coding sequence GTGGAATATGCATATTCAATTGTCGATTTTTTTGAGAAAGGGGGGCTGTTTATGTACCCCATTGCGGTGGTATTGGTGCTGACTCTCGCCATTGCCCTGGAACGTTTTCTGTTCTTGTGGAAGGCGACCCGGGAAAACAGTCGCTTTTGGTCGGATCTGTCAGCCCAACTCAAGGTCGGTAACTTTAGTGAGGCCGAGCAAATGACCGCGGGTTCGAAAGTGGCGGCAGCCCGGGTATTGAACGGTGGGTTTGAGCAGCGGCGAGTGGACCCCCGCCGCAGTGAACTCGAGCAAGCAGTGGAGGATGGTTTGCTGGAAATTCTACCGACCATTGAGCGCCGCACCCATTACCTTGCGACTTTTTCCAATGTAGCGACCTTGTTGGGCTTGCTGGGAACGGTACTGGGTTTGATCACCGCGTTTTCCGCGCTGGGCAGTGCCGATCCGGTTGAAAAAGCCAATATGCTATCCGCTGGTATCTCTGAAGCCATGAGCTGTACGGCCTTTGGTTTGATGGTCGCTATCCCCGCACTGCTGCTGCACTCCTGGTTGCAAAGTAAAACGATGACACTAATCGATTCCCTGGAAGCGGTCAGTGCTCGCTTTGTGCGCCTGGGCAGTGGTCAGACCATGGCGCTGGCGGCCTGA
- a CDS encoding biopolymer transporter ExbD, whose translation MAAANPKRQKRVNRMLAHTEINVVSLIDIFAILVFYLLVNALVVVVIPEYEELKVPFSQAEERVEDKVVVAVNRSHIFVNEIPVMPIPEPTEAVEATGFRELTTALGAEDITTGSGALAATTASPRALNVVADQGTPYHLLKRVLASCSEAGYTKVSLALREAAQVDKGGA comes from the coding sequence ATGGCTGCAGCAAACCCCAAGCGTCAAAAGCGGGTCAATCGAATGCTGGCCCATACTGAAATCAATGTGGTGTCACTGATCGACATCTTCGCCATCTTGGTGTTTTACCTCTTGGTGAACGCACTGGTCGTGGTGGTGATACCCGAGTACGAGGAACTAAAGGTGCCTTTCTCGCAGGCGGAAGAGCGCGTAGAAGATAAGGTGGTCGTCGCCGTCAATCGCAGCCATATTTTTGTCAATGAAATACCTGTTATGCCCATACCAGAACCGACGGAGGCTGTGGAGGCGACTGGGTTCCGAGAGCTCACCACGGCTCTTGGCGCAGAGGATATCACCACGGGAAGTGGTGCGCTGGCAGCGACGACGGCGTCGCCCCGAGCGCTCAATGTCGTGGCCGATCAAGGTACCCCCTACCACCTCCTCAAGCGAGTGCTGGCGAGTTGTTCAGAGGCTGGCTATACCAAGGTTTCGCTAGCCCTGCGTGAAGCCGCGCAGGTGGACAAAGGAGGGGCGTGA
- a CDS encoding tetratricopeptide repeat protein, which yields MRYVNLYLLLIAVLMMTACASQGGGGSVATTSRTSSALPRVSVQEQYQQALQLMKSGRNSEAEVILTKLVKRHPRYTGPLTNLGIMAAKNRQFESAKRYFSKAIAAKRDNIIALTWIAQVCEELGELQAAEMWLKQAIARKPDHATAYLNLAILYDTGLSQPADALEYYRQYLELNGDSELPVAAWARDLQEKLESRRVATADAR from the coding sequence ATGCGCTACGTTAATTTGTACTTGCTGCTGATAGCAGTCCTGATGATGACAGCTTGCGCCAGCCAGGGCGGCGGAGGAAGTGTTGCGACTACTTCCCGTACTTCTTCCGCGCTACCCCGGGTAAGTGTACAAGAACAGTACCAGCAGGCTTTGCAGCTGATGAAATCCGGCCGTAACAGCGAAGCTGAGGTGATCCTCACCAAATTGGTTAAGCGTCATCCCCGCTACACTGGACCGCTGACCAATCTCGGCATCATGGCCGCTAAAAATCGCCAATTCGAGTCGGCCAAACGTTATTTTTCTAAAGCGATAGCCGCTAAGCGCGACAACATTATTGCGCTGACCTGGATTGCTCAAGTCTGTGAAGAGCTAGGTGAACTACAGGCGGCGGAAATGTGGCTTAAACAGGCGATTGCGCGCAAGCCAGACCACGCTACGGCTTACCTGAATTTAGCCATTCTCTACGATACCGGTCTCAGTCAGCCAGCTGATGCGCTGGAGTATTACCGTCAGTATCTTGAGCTTAACGGTGACAGCGAGTTACCTGTCGCGGCTTGGGCCAGAGATCTGCAGGAAAAATTGGAGAGCCGCCGTGTTGCTACGGCGGATGCCCGATGA
- a CDS encoding cupredoxin domain-containing protein, with the protein MKKTFTGYTHALGRSVVIGMLSSSALAGEVTIDGYSFKPEKITVQAGETVTWTSDASSRHTVVVEDKESRRLQRGSTFSHTFTSPGEYPYRCGVHRSMKGVVVVEGEPKVSAAVQGAVSTVSTSVSVSARPTHAMKSGAPNMADSDEAKIMIVDFMRFEPTEITVEAGTTVVFENHDGSNHIILFDDKVKSQRLRHDAAYSRTFDQPGDYPFICAIHGKRMSGTVHVTP; encoded by the coding sequence ATGAAAAAAACGTTTACTGGCTACACTCATGCGCTAGGAAGAAGCGTAGTCATCGGTATGTTGTCGAGCTCGGCACTGGCGGGAGAAGTCACCATTGACGGCTATTCGTTTAAACCGGAAAAAATAACCGTGCAGGCCGGTGAAACGGTCACCTGGACCAGTGATGCCTCTTCACGCCATACCGTAGTTGTTGAGGATAAAGAAAGCCGGCGATTACAGCGTGGCTCCACCTTTAGTCATACCTTTACATCGCCGGGGGAATATCCCTATCGATGTGGCGTTCATCGCTCAATGAAAGGTGTTGTGGTGGTAGAGGGAGAGCCCAAGGTGTCTGCTGCTGTACAGGGGGCTGTTTCGACGGTATCTACATCGGTGTCTGTATCGGCCCGGCCGACGCATGCGATGAAGTCGGGCGCGCCCAACATGGCTGACAGTGATGAGGCCAAAATCATGATTGTGGATTTTATGCGTTTCGAACCTACTGAAATTACGGTGGAGGCGGGTACGACGGTTGTGTTTGAGAACCACGATGGCTCTAACCATATTATTTTGTTCGACGATAAGGTGAAGAGCCAGCGCTTGCGTCACGATGCCGCTTACTCACGTACCTTTGATCAACCTGGGGACTACCCTTTTATCTGCGCAATACACGGCAAGCGCATGTCGGGGACGGTACACGTAACGCCCTGA
- a CDS encoding tetratricopeptide repeat protein: MATLVGKGVRLSSLSRCCAVFAAQLLLVACQSGVRSDLQSQTIGELIDNSGLRPEQMGISVEKSATASVTVAKENTQAALERSTDDAIDHYDKVVSVEAQPAVRAESLRRSADLRIERAEQLQIDGEGGVSTQLDAAIEAYQSLLGDYRDYTNRAQVYYQLARAYELSGDPERTIHYLLAASEAPYSGDIASEAQFRAAELLVQAKRYQRATEVYSAVLLDENTEYSDIALYKRGWSFYQMADYQAALTDMGGLFEQLLASETTTVALPDLASLSAEEAVSPIEIIKEENREMARDAMRLSVLSLAADTSLLLQDSFTTPSALRFRDDIYHQLGDYLLEKERYTDAADVYRGMVTVKGPSVDSAPYMDKAIASLEAGGFATLAITAREDYIDLFEPLLAPEQGGVGESGATDEVAENWVRYCLDIAAWRHKEAKETPEAEADKRASRFLVAAQWHARLLDKFPSHAEAAQTAVYYGDALYNAGDLQSAALAYARAGYQYPDFEGAADAALASVKSYRALLDLDDATSDAGLTSFFEASQRFVNHYPDHKDATSVQLGSLNVLYSQEQYEALISASASVLKNPALSEGQRAELLAMVAESNVTLQQYSAAEQAFSKLLALESIAGTARADQVRERQAFAVYRYAETLRDSGQAQQRTIAAGKLLEVVALSRDESIRESALYDAAVLRYELEQWRDSAALLARFMTMFPSSDLVPDARGLIASAYEEDGNYVAAAEAYRRIAMQQKVDREIRFNASLKAADLYRRDNNIASLILTYEEHLEHFPEPVDQAQRIRWQLVEILGEGGALDGKGYRRQLENIVAVDQQNPDLPEDSRLIAAQSSLALARIDIQRARKIALKQPLKASLARRRAAMDEAIAALDRASQYQFASVSTAASHELGMLYLDFAKALLQSDRPSGLESDVLAEYSMLLEEQAFPFEEKAIAVFEENLSRLYSGIWNTELRKSLAALTQLEPARYRKQPKLEAVYDALR, encoded by the coding sequence ATGGCTACACTCGTGGGAAAGGGAGTCAGGTTGAGTTCGCTGTCCCGCTGTTGTGCGGTGTTCGCTGCTCAGCTCTTGTTAGTCGCCTGTCAAAGTGGCGTTCGTAGCGATCTGCAGAGCCAGACCATTGGCGAGCTGATAGACAACAGTGGTCTGCGTCCCGAGCAGATGGGAATTTCCGTCGAAAAGTCCGCGACAGCCTCAGTGACTGTAGCCAAGGAAAACACCCAGGCTGCGCTGGAACGCTCCACTGACGATGCTATCGATCACTACGACAAGGTCGTCTCCGTTGAGGCTCAGCCAGCCGTACGTGCCGAGTCGCTACGACGTTCCGCGGATCTTCGCATCGAGCGAGCAGAGCAGCTACAGATCGATGGTGAAGGGGGAGTCAGCACACAACTGGATGCGGCCATAGAGGCTTATCAATCTTTGCTGGGGGACTACCGAGATTACACAAATCGTGCCCAGGTCTACTATCAACTTGCCCGCGCTTACGAGCTGTCGGGGGACCCGGAGCGCACCATTCACTACTTACTGGCGGCGTCAGAGGCGCCCTACAGCGGCGATATTGCCAGTGAGGCGCAATTCCGTGCCGCCGAACTACTCGTTCAGGCAAAACGATATCAGCGAGCAACAGAAGTCTATTCAGCCGTACTCTTAGACGAAAATACTGAGTACAGCGATATAGCCCTCTACAAGCGGGGCTGGAGTTTTTATCAGATGGCTGACTATCAAGCGGCATTGACCGATATGGGGGGGCTGTTTGAGCAGTTGTTAGCCAGCGAAACCACGACGGTAGCACTTCCTGATCTGGCATCTCTAAGCGCGGAAGAAGCGGTTTCCCCTATAGAGATAATCAAGGAAGAAAACAGAGAAATGGCAAGGGATGCGATGAGGCTGAGTGTCCTCAGCCTTGCTGCTGATACATCTCTGCTTCTGCAAGATAGCTTTACAACGCCCTCCGCACTCCGGTTTCGCGACGATATATACCACCAATTGGGTGACTACTTATTAGAAAAAGAGCGCTATACCGATGCGGCCGATGTCTATCGAGGCATGGTTACTGTCAAGGGGCCGAGTGTTGACTCCGCACCTTATATGGACAAAGCGATAGCGTCTCTGGAAGCTGGCGGCTTTGCTACCTTGGCTATTACCGCCAGAGAAGACTACATCGATCTGTTTGAGCCGTTGCTGGCGCCAGAGCAAGGGGGAGTCGGAGAGAGCGGTGCTACAGATGAAGTGGCAGAAAATTGGGTTCGCTATTGTCTCGACATAGCCGCTTGGCGCCACAAAGAAGCGAAGGAAACACCTGAAGCGGAAGCTGACAAGCGCGCGAGCCGTTTCCTGGTGGCTGCCCAGTGGCATGCGCGACTACTGGATAAGTTCCCAAGTCACGCTGAAGCCGCGCAAACGGCTGTGTATTACGGTGATGCCTTGTACAACGCCGGCGACCTGCAATCCGCTGCCCTAGCCTATGCTCGGGCGGGGTACCAATACCCGGACTTTGAGGGGGCTGCGGATGCCGCGCTGGCCTCGGTGAAAAGTTATCGAGCGCTCTTAGACCTGGACGATGCCACTAGTGATGCTGGGCTAACGTCATTTTTTGAGGCTAGCCAGCGCTTCGTTAACCACTATCCAGACCACAAAGACGCCACAAGTGTGCAGCTGGGGAGCCTTAATGTCCTGTACAGCCAAGAACAGTACGAGGCGCTTATTTCGGCTTCTGCCTCAGTGTTGAAGAACCCCGCCCTGTCAGAGGGCCAGCGCGCTGAGCTGCTCGCGATGGTCGCGGAATCGAATGTGACTTTGCAGCAGTACTCGGCGGCGGAGCAGGCCTTTTCCAAGCTACTGGCGCTGGAGTCTATAGCGGGTACGGCGCGTGCAGATCAGGTTCGCGAAAGGCAGGCCTTTGCAGTATACCGCTACGCTGAAACGTTGCGGGACAGTGGCCAAGCTCAGCAACGCACGATCGCTGCTGGCAAACTGCTAGAGGTTGTCGCCTTGTCCAGGGATGAGTCGATACGGGAGTCCGCTCTGTATGACGCTGCAGTGCTCCGCTATGAGCTGGAGCAATGGCGGGACAGTGCGGCCTTACTTGCCCGTTTTATGACGATGTTCCCATCCAGTGACCTAGTGCCGGACGCCAGAGGTTTGATCGCGTCTGCCTATGAAGAGGATGGAAATTACGTCGCGGCAGCGGAAGCCTATCGTCGAATTGCAATGCAGCAAAAGGTCGACCGGGAAATCCGTTTCAACGCCAGCCTAAAGGCGGCTGATCTCTATCGCCGCGACAACAATATAGCCAGTTTAATACTGACCTATGAAGAGCACCTGGAGCACTTCCCGGAACCTGTGGATCAGGCTCAGCGCATACGCTGGCAGCTCGTTGAGATTTTGGGTGAAGGTGGGGCGCTAGACGGTAAGGGGTATCGTCGGCAGCTGGAAAACATTGTAGCTGTAGATCAGCAAAACCCTGATTTGCCAGAGGACAGCCGATTGATCGCCGCCCAATCGAGCTTGGCATTGGCCCGTATTGATATCCAGCGAGCCCGGAAAATAGCCCTAAAACAGCCGCTGAAGGCCAGTCTGGCACGTCGTCGCGCTGCAATGGATGAGGCTATCGCTGCCCTTGATCGTGCCAGTCAGTATCAATTTGCATCAGTTAGCACCGCAGCCTCTCACGAGCTGGGTATGTTGTACCTAGATTTTGCCAAGGCCCTGCTGCAGTCCGATCGACCCTCCGGCTTAGAGAGCGATGTCCTCGCTGAATACAGTATGTTGCTCGAAGAACAGGCCTTTCCTTTTGAAGAAAAAGCGATAGCTGTGTTTGAAGAGAATCTGTCCCGCTTATACAGCGGTATCTGGAATACCGAACTGCGAAAAAGTCTGGCGGCGTTAACCCAGCTGGAACCCGCCCGTTATCGCAAGCAGCCTAAGCTGGAGGCCGTTTACGATGCGCTACGTTAA
- a CDS encoding AgmX/PglI C-terminal domain-containing protein, whose amino-acid sequence MAGELQLDTGQFGGDRWGLAKEADKRFRRLVLSFCLLLVATALWSRLLPPLVLEPEEQEPIERVVQLLLAPPVPEAKPQVEPELPEIVEEPPISQVPDEEIAAIAPPPVIENKVAEKATPQPRNEPKPLAPPPKSAREQARDAGLLAMQQDLQSLRNADSHMRSASGQLRDDADIARRGLQGPDIDDAVRADAVRRSAGSQQFKAERVAGPVSDAQLASHVADSNIQRELPSTVASSRPSAAASGRSGRSLEEIQLAFDRNKSAFSAIFSRAARTDGSIDSGAIVVSLTISPSGDVVDCRLVSSSFQNPSLHQRILARVKMLRFEPKNVPQFTYPSYPINYVRS is encoded by the coding sequence ATGGCGGGGGAGCTGCAACTTGATACGGGGCAATTTGGCGGAGACCGATGGGGGTTGGCCAAGGAGGCGGACAAACGTTTCCGCCGATTGGTTTTGTCATTTTGTCTGCTACTTGTCGCCACGGCACTGTGGTCGCGTTTGTTGCCGCCATTGGTGTTGGAGCCAGAGGAACAAGAACCGATCGAGCGGGTTGTTCAGTTGTTGCTGGCGCCGCCGGTTCCCGAGGCCAAGCCACAGGTGGAGCCGGAGTTGCCGGAAATCGTTGAAGAGCCACCTATCAGTCAGGTGCCGGACGAGGAAATCGCGGCGATAGCACCGCCACCCGTCATTGAAAACAAAGTTGCTGAAAAAGCGACACCACAGCCACGCAATGAGCCCAAGCCACTTGCTCCGCCGCCCAAGAGTGCCCGAGAGCAAGCCAGAGACGCCGGGCTGTTAGCCATGCAGCAGGACTTACAGTCCCTCCGCAATGCCGATAGTCACATGCGGTCTGCCAGTGGCCAACTGCGGGACGATGCCGATATCGCTCGGCGAGGGCTGCAGGGGCCAGACATCGATGATGCCGTCCGTGCTGATGCAGTGCGGCGTAGCGCCGGTAGTCAGCAGTTCAAGGCGGAGCGCGTTGCCGGCCCGGTATCAGATGCCCAGCTGGCCTCCCATGTGGCTGATTCTAATATTCAGCGGGAGCTTCCAAGTACCGTTGCGTCGTCGAGGCCGTCCGCCGCTGCGTCGGGCCGGTCGGGGCGAAGCTTAGAGGAAATACAACTGGCATTTGACCGCAATAAGAGCGCTTTCTCTGCGATTTTTAGTCGGGCTGCACGTACCGATGGCAGTATCGACTCCGGCGCAATCGTGGTGAGTTTAACGATTTCACCCAGTGGCGACGTTGTTGATTGCCGCTTGGTGTCGTCTAGCTTTCAAAACCCAAGCTTGCATCAACGCATCCTTGCTCGCGTGAAGATGCTGCGATTTGAACCTAAAAATGTACCGCAATTTACCTACCCCAGTTATCCCATCAATTATGTGCGTTCATAG
- a CDS encoding ExbD/TolR family protein: protein MSSGDDAFPVVGFPDTEDDASSRRSRRRTRRDQRRSAMHRGTQLNIVSLIDVFAVLVFFLLSGASITAGRYQQLPVAMPATAQAQNTELESEPLLLSVTLLEDSVVVADHSGELARLPRTVEQSDLHRSLSDMLAGIKAANPDESHATLRVASGIAYADIVSVMDIISRFPGETKAMFPDISLGDVLAGEVIR from the coding sequence ATGAGTAGCGGCGATGACGCTTTCCCGGTGGTCGGTTTTCCTGACACTGAAGATGACGCGTCCTCCAGGCGGAGCCGACGCCGAACGCGGCGTGATCAACGACGCAGCGCAATGCATCGCGGTACCCAGCTGAATATCGTGTCTCTGATTGATGTGTTCGCCGTGCTGGTTTTTTTCTTGTTGTCCGGCGCTTCGATAACCGCCGGGCGCTACCAGCAGCTGCCCGTTGCCATGCCTGCCACCGCTCAGGCGCAAAACACGGAACTGGAATCCGAGCCTTTGCTTCTTTCGGTGACGCTATTAGAAGACAGTGTTGTTGTCGCCGACCACAGTGGTGAATTGGCTCGCCTGCCCAGGACTGTTGAGCAGAGTGATTTACACCGATCCCTGAGCGATATGTTGGCGGGTATCAAAGCGGCAAATCCCGATGAGAGTCACGCGACTCTAAGAGTCGCCAGCGGCATCGCCTATGCCGATATTGTAAGTGTCATGGATATCATCAGCCGTTTCCCAGGGGAGACGAAGGCAATGTTCCCCGATATTTCACTGGGTGACGTTTTGGCTGGGGAGGTGATTCGCTAA